A genome region from Nitrososphaerota archaeon includes the following:
- a CDS encoding M20/M25/M40 family metallo-hydrolase: MRYDIEYEIEILKKIIPINTNALEKINYKKCAEIIIEEAKKIGLKVNVYDSMELAGDNIPRPNIVASLDFGAERTLGLIAHYDIVPPGLGWKYDPFKATILEDRIFGRGASDNKGAIAIMLGVAKKLLKENEKSKVNIKLLISPEEEVGGELGIGYLMDNIKIRFDEALIVDAGPDAIYVGASGVVSGQIRVKGLQGHAGYPHLAKNAINEIVKFLNKFLYFSDIRSKKLSKLPAPPDSPYKNVWGRFSITVLNAGEKTNVIPGEAIAKFDLRILPDEDLEEALNELREFFEKTKKE; the protein is encoded by the coding sequence ATGAGATATGATATTGAATACGAAATTGAAATATTAAAGAAAATTATTCCAATAAATACAAATGCTTTAGAGAAAATTAATTATAAAAAATGTGCTGAAATAATTATAGAAGAAGCTAAAAAAATTGGATTAAAAGTTAATGTTTATGATTCTATGGAATTAGCTGGAGATAATATTCCTAGACCAAATATAGTTGCTTCTCTTGATTTTGGAGCTGAAAGAACACTTGGATTAATAGCGCATTATGATATTGTCCCACCCGGTTTAGGATGGAAATATGATCCTTTTAAAGCAACAATTTTAGAAGATAGAATTTTTGGAAGAGGGGCTTCAGATAATAAAGGAGCAATTGCTATAATGCTAGGTGTAGCAAAAAAATTATTAAAAGAGAATGAAAAATCTAAGGTTAATATTAAATTGCTTATATCTCCTGAAGAAGAAGTTGGTGGAGAGTTAGGAATAGGATATTTAATGGATAATATAAAAATTAGGTTTGATGAAGCTTTAATAGTTGATGCTGGACCAGATGCTATATATGTTGGAGCTAGTGGAGTTGTTTCAGGACAAATAAGAGTTAAAGGATTACAAGGACATGCAGGTTATCCTCATCTTGCAAAAAATGCTATTAATGAAATTGTTAAATTTCTAAATAAATTTTTATACTTTAGTGATATAAGATCTAAAAAACTTTCTAAACTTCCTGCTCCACCAGATTCTCCTTATAAAAATGTTTGGGGTAGATTTTCAATAACAGTATTAAATGCGGGTGAAAAAACAAATGTTATTCCAGGTGAAGCTATTGCAAAATTTGATTTAAGAATTTTACCAGATGAAGATCTTGAAGAAGCATTAAATGAATTAAGAGAATTTTTTGAAAAAACTAAAAAAGAAA
- the fhcD gene encoding formylmethanofuran--tetrahydromethanopterin N-formyltransferase: MFKINNVEIEDTFAEMFPMWASRILITAKNEYWALTSARAATGFGTSIIMSPAEAGIERIVKPNETPDGRPGVIIQIYHRTRIELKAQMIFRIGQCILTCPTTRAFDALPDAKRKLKIGSAVRKFGDGFEIRDKFNGREVWRIPVMEGEFMIENLFGAVKAIAGGNFLILAENSESGLEAAEKSVEAINNSGAKVILSFPGGICRSGSKVGSLKYKLPASTNHLFCPSIKDKVKETLLPKNVNSVYEIVINGLTLDDIKKAMAEGIKAAIKVPGVVRITAANYGGKLGPYKVFLKEILS, encoded by the coding sequence GTGTTTAAAATAAATAATGTTGAAATAGAAGATACTTTTGCAGAAATGTTTCCTATGTGGGCTTCAAGAATATTAATAACTGCTAAAAATGAATATTGGGCTTTAACCTCTGCAAGAGCTGCTACAGGGTTTGGAACATCTATAATAATGTCTCCTGCTGAAGCCGGGATTGAAAGAATAGTTAAGCCTAATGAAACACCTGATGGAAGACCTGGAGTAATAATTCAAATTTATCATAGAACTAGAATTGAATTGAAAGCTCAAATGATTTTTAGGATTGGGCAATGTATTTTAACATGTCCAACAACTAGAGCATTTGATGCTTTACCTGATGCAAAAAGAAAATTAAAAATAGGTTCAGCTGTTAGAAAATTTGGAGATGGTTTTGAAATTAGAGATAAATTTAATGGAAGAGAAGTTTGGAGAATACCTGTAATGGAAGGAGAATTTATGATTGAAAATCTTTTTGGAGCAGTTAAAGCAATTGCTGGAGGAAATTTCTTAATACTTGCAGAAAATAGTGAAAGTGGATTAGAAGCAGCTGAAAAATCAGTTGAAGCAATAAATAATTCAGGAGCAAAAGTCATTTTATCTTTTCCAGGAGGAATATGTAGATCCGGCTCTAAAGTTGGATCTTTAAAATATAAATTGCCAGCTTCAACAAATCATTTATTCTGCCCATCTATAAAGGATAAAGTTAAAGAAACATTACTTCCTAAAAATGTTAATTCTGTATATGAAATTGTTATAAATGGTTTAACTCTTGATGATATAAAGAAAGCTATGGCTGAAGGAATTAAAGCTGCTATAAAAGTTCCTGGAGTAGTAAGAATCACTGCTGCTAATTATGGTGGAAAGCTTGGACCTTATAAAGTATTTTTAAAAGAAATACTTTCTTAA
- a CDS encoding zinc metalloprotease HtpX gives MLRELGLMTLMTLLLLAIGFAVGSYFGNPILFMQGALILSFIFNFLTYYFSDKIVLLMTGAKIVSPNEAPKLHEIVERAASKAGIPKPKVAIVNLPIPNAFATGRNPKNGVVAVTKSLLNNLSDDEIEGVIGHELSHIKNRDTLISAMAATIAGAISYIAYMGRWGLILGSSRDRDREGNALLALLSLILIPIAATIIQLSISRSREYKADESAAYLTGKPLSLANALLKIQSLARLPRGIELNPATSHLWIVNPLSGRDIIELFSTHPSIEKRIARLKQIAEKLGSY, from the coding sequence ATGCTTCGCGAATTAGGTTTAATGACATTAATGACATTATTATTATTAGCAATAGGGTTTGCAGTAGGTAGCTACTTTGGAAACCCAATATTATTCATGCAAGGAGCTTTAATATTATCATTCATATTCAATTTCTTAACATATTATTTCTCAGATAAAATAGTTTTATTAATGACTGGGGCAAAAATAGTTTCTCCAAATGAAGCACCTAAATTACATGAAATAGTCGAAAGAGCTGCTTCTAAAGCAGGAATACCAAAGCCTAAAGTTGCAATAGTGAATTTACCTATTCCAAATGCATTTGCAACTGGTAGAAATCCAAAAAATGGAGTTGTAGCAGTAACAAAATCCCTGCTTAATAACTTGAGCGATGATGAAATAGAAGGAGTGATTGGACATGAGTTATCACATATTAAAAATAGAGATACTCTTATTTCAGCAATGGCTGCAACAATAGCTGGAGCTATAAGCTATATTGCATATATGGGTAGATGGGGATTAATACTTGGCAGTTCAAGAGATAGAGATAGAGAAGGGAATGCTTTATTAGCATTACTTTCATTAATATTAATTCCTATAGCAGCAACAATAATCCAACTTTCAATATCAAGAAGTAGAGAATATAAAGCTGATGAATCTGCAGCTTATTTAACTGGAAAACCACTTTCATTAGCAAATGCATTATTAAAAATTCAAAGTTTAGCTAGACTTCCAAGAGGAATAGAGTTAAATCCTGCCACAAGTCATTTATGGATAGTTAATCCATTAAGTGGGAGAGATATAATAGAGTTATTTTCAACTCATCCATCTATTGAAAAAAGAATCGCTAGATTAAAACAAATTGCAGAAAAATTAGGTAGCTATTAA
- a CDS encoding dihydrolipoamide acetyltransferase family protein produces MEKIYLPRFDAVMENGIIEWIKKEGDKVRKDEPIARVEGEKTIFEIKSPIDGIIHKIFFPNKAVVPVGEVIAIIAKPDEKIIEEEYIEKREEVIKATPKARKIAKQYNVDLSKIIGTGPEGRITEYDVLKFIEQSKAKLSIKFAPKILEKIPIKGIRKAIAERLTYSYKNIPSASLIMEIEVDNLLRFHEELEKKHGKEISFTAIITKAVAEALKKHRILNSSFEENEIKIFEDINISIAIDTPNGLLAPTVLNADKKSIIELSEEIRKLIDKAIKGGLSPEEAFGGTFTISNLGPYDIDVFIPIINPPQSAILGIGKIVKKPIIENNEIVIKSIMSLCLVFDHRVIDGVPAANFLKTLKEYLENPHLLS; encoded by the coding sequence ATGGAAAAAATATATCTTCCAAGATTTGATGCAGTAATGGAAAATGGTATAATTGAATGGATTAAGAAAGAAGGAGATAAAGTTAGAAAAGATGAACCTATTGCTCGTGTAGAAGGAGAAAAAACAATTTTTGAAATAAAATCTCCTATAGATGGAATAATTCATAAAATATTTTTTCCAAATAAAGCCGTAGTTCCAGTAGGAGAAGTTATTGCAATAATTGCTAAACCAGATGAGAAAATTATTGAAGAAGAGTATATTGAAAAAAGAGAAGAAGTAATTAAAGCAACTCCTAAAGCTAGAAAAATTGCTAAGCAATATAATGTAGATTTATCTAAAATAATTGGAACAGGACCTGAAGGTAGAATAACAGAATATGATGTTTTAAAATTTATTGAACAATCAAAAGCTAAACTATCTATTAAATTTGCTCCAAAAATTTTAGAAAAAATTCCAATAAAAGGTATTAGAAAAGCTATTGCTGAAAGACTTACTTATAGTTATAAGAATATTCCTTCAGCTTCCTTAATTATGGAAATTGAAGTAGATAATTTATTAAGATTTCATGAAGAACTTGAAAAAAAACATGGAAAAGAAATTTCATTCACAGCAATAATTACTAAAGCTGTAGCTGAAGCATTAAAAAAACATAGAATATTAAATTCTTCATTTGAAGAAAATGAAATAAAAATTTTTGAAGATATAAATATATCAATAGCAATTGATACTCCAAATGGATTACTTGCTCCAACGGTATTAAATGCTGATAAAAAGAGTATTATAGAATTGTCTGAAGAAATTAGAAAATTAATAGATAAAGCTATTAAAGGGGGGCTATCTCCTGAAGAAGCTTTTGGAGGGACTTTTACAATATCAAATTTAGGACCTTATGACATAGATGTTTTTATTCCTATAATAAACCCACCTCAATCAGCTATTTTAGGAATAGGAAAAATAGTAAAAAAACCAATAATTGAAAATAATGAAATAGTAATAAAATCTATCATGTCCTTATGTTTAGTATTTGACCATAGAGTAATAGATGGGGTTCCTGCTGCCAATTTCTTAAAAACTCTTAAAGAATATTTAGAGAATCCACATTTATTATCTTAA
- a CDS encoding alpha-ketoacid dehydrogenase subunit beta, producing the protein MRELSYAEALREAIREEMLKNPKVIIFGEDIGKYGGAYKVTKGLLEEFGPERVIDTPISEAAIVGFGIGLAIMGFKPIAEIMYMDFIPIAIEQILNHAAKMHFMSGGQLKVPLIIRTQYSLGRAHGSQHSQFFPSWFMNIPGLLVALPSTPYDAKGLLKTAIRLEDPVLFIECCLLYHRLKGPVPEEEYTIPFGKADIKREGKDLTIVAISRMVHEALIAAEKLSEEGINVEVIDPRTLNPFDKETIINSVKKTGRLIIASDDHKRAGVSSEIAAIIAEEAIDYLDAPIIRVCSPDIPIPFSPQLEKKFMRSNEDIIFAAKKILGEI; encoded by the coding sequence ATGAGAGAATTATCATATGCAGAAGCTTTAAGAGAAGCTATTAGAGAAGAAATGCTAAAAAATCCAAAAGTAATTATTTTTGGAGAAGATATTGGAAAATATGGTGGAGCATATAAAGTTACTAAAGGTTTATTAGAAGAATTTGGACCTGAACGTGTTATAGATACTCCTATATCTGAAGCTGCAATAGTAGGATTTGGAATAGGTTTAGCAATAATGGGATTTAAACCAATAGCTGAAATAATGTATATGGATTTTATTCCTATTGCTATTGAACAAATATTAAATCATGCTGCAAAAATGCATTTCATGAGTGGTGGACAATTAAAAGTTCCATTAATTATTAGAACACAATACAGTTTAGGAAGAGCTCATGGCTCTCAACATTCTCAATTTTTCCCATCATGGTTTATGAATATTCCAGGATTATTAGTAGCTTTACCATCTACACCTTATGATGCAAAAGGATTATTAAAAACTGCTATAAGATTAGAAGATCCAGTTTTATTCATAGAATGTTGTTTATTATACCATAGACTTAAAGGACCTGTGCCAGAAGAAGAATATACTATACCTTTTGGAAAAGCAGATATAAAAAGAGAAGGGAAAGATTTAACAATTGTAGCTATTTCAAGAATGGTACATGAAGCTTTAATTGCTGCAGAAAAATTAAGTGAAGAAGGAATAAATGTTGAAGTTATAGATCCAAGAACATTGAATCCATTTGATAAAGAAACTATTATAAATTCTGTAAAGAAAACTGGTAGATTAATAATTGCTTCAGATGATCATAAAAGAGCTGGAGTAAGTAGTGAAATAGCTGCTATTATAGCTGAAGAAGCAATAGATTATCTTGATGCTCCTATAATTAGAGTATGCTCTCCAGATATTCCTATTCCTTTCTCTCCTCAACTCGAGAAAAAGTTTATGAGAAGCAATGAAGATATAATTTTTGCTGCTAAGAAAATACTTGGTGAAATTTAA
- a CDS encoding thiamine pyrophosphate-dependent dehydrogenase E1 component subunit alpha, which translates to MSIIKIETLKKEEYDSYGLSKEKLKGMLKKILLIRYFEEKVEELFLVKGLLIGPAHLCFGGEASAVGIISALNEEDIILSNHRGHGHALAKGIPPKNVMAELFGKITGTCKGLSGSMHVCIDINKGALYSSAIVASNIPIAVGVGYALKIMNDNRIVACFFGDGGTNTGAFHEGLNMASILKVPVIFVCENNQYGMSIPISYALAAKSIAERVYYGYGIKTYVVDGMDVLATYKAAKLAIEYTRKEKKPSFIEAIMYRLKGHGVYDKAEYRPKEEAEEWWEKDPVKLFSERMINENIISEKELKEINENIKKEIEEAIDFSLRSDIFPFDELYKLVYSGEY; encoded by the coding sequence ATGTCTATAATTAAAATTGAAACTTTAAAAAAAGAAGAATATGATTCTTATGGTCTTTCTAAAGAAAAATTGAAGGGTATGCTTAAAAAAATTTTGCTTATAAGATATTTTGAAGAAAAAGTTGAAGAGCTTTTCCTTGTTAAAGGTTTGCTCATAGGTCCTGCTCATCTTTGTTTTGGAGGAGAAGCTTCAGCTGTAGGAATAATTTCTGCTTTGAATGAAGAAGATATAATTTTAAGTAATCATAGAGGCCATGGTCATGCATTAGCTAAAGGAATTCCCCCAAAAAATGTTATGGCTGAACTTTTTGGTAAAATAACTGGAACATGTAAAGGTTTAAGTGGCTCAATGCATGTTTGTATAGATATTAATAAAGGTGCTTTATATTCTTCAGCAATTGTTGCAAGTAATATTCCTATTGCTGTTGGAGTTGGATATGCTTTAAAAATAATGAATGATAATCGTATTGTTGCATGCTTTTTTGGAGATGGAGGAACAAATACTGGAGCATTTCATGAAGGTTTAAATATGGCAAGCATACTTAAAGTTCCAGTAATTTTTGTATGCGAAAATAATCAATATGGAATGTCTATTCCTATTTCTTATGCTTTAGCAGCTAAAAGCATAGCTGAAAGAGTTTATTATGGATATGGAATTAAAACATATGTTGTTGATGGAATGGATGTATTAGCAACTTATAAAGCTGCTAAATTAGCTATTGAATATACTCGTAAAGAAAAAAAGCCATCTTTTATTGAAGCTATAATGTATCGTTTAAAAGGACATGGAGTATATGATAAAGCTGAATATAGGCCTAAAGAAGAAGCTGAGGAATGGTGGGAAAAAGATCCTGTTAAATTATTTTCAGAAAGAATGATTAATGAAAATATTATTTCAGAAAAGGAATTAAAAGAAATAAATGAAAATATAAAAAAAGAAATTGAAGAAGCAATAGATTTTTCATTAAGAAGTGATATTTTTCCATTTGATGAATTGTATAAATTAGTTTATTCAGGTGAATATTAA